One window from the genome of Euwallacea similis isolate ESF13 chromosome 36, ESF131.1, whole genome shotgun sequence encodes:
- the LOC136418645 gene encoding glycoprotein-N-acetylgalactosamine 3-beta-galactosyltransferase 1-like isoform X2, whose product MAHFFSRITFITGLILGALLAFYVQRYVILEKKSGTSAHLGPNYSHYNKWFQKRGLSRKAIPWDNMRYSNTAIYKESDFLYSHINIHCLIIVKDTANFEAILDTWAKGCNFISSITIEPRHKIMPSIQDKDKSSWVLLCKYLGRLDSTSLDWVLVVKDTTFVLLENLRQYVALLNASEPHYLGHAIKFWGIAYNSGDPGYALSKGVILLLQKQINEVRCSENSYRNKEDFYLGKYLMQLNITPVDTADEYGLSTFHPYNWYHMFYPKDNYYVNSVFPVKCCSKSSIAFQATEGSRMYTFDYLFYKLQIFTSGHYGNQPFKSSVPDDELWKKVLRDHNIKSNDISSDAYYRLWENLINDPNSFAANLKKEQFSDYDN is encoded by the exons atggCCCACTTTTTCAGCCGCATTACTTTTATTACAGGATTAATTCTCGGTGCACTACTAGCATTCTACGTGCAACGGTATGTTATTCTGGAAAAGAAATCTGGTACATCAGCACATTTAGGCCCCAATTACTCACATTACAACAAATGGTTCCAAAAACGAGGATTATCTAGGAAAGCTATCCCGTGGGACAATATGCGTTACAGCAATACGGCAATTTATAAAGAATCTGATTTCCTATATTCCCATATTAATATCCATTGCCTAATAATTGTAAAGGATACTGCAAATTTTGAAGCAATTCTTGACACTTGGGCGAAAGGATGTAACTTTATAAGTTCAATAACAATAGAACCTAGACATAAAATTATGCCGTCTATACAAGATAAGGACAAGTCTTCCTGGGTACTGTTGTGTAAATATTTGGGCAGACTTGATAGTACCAGTTTGGATTGGGTTCTTGTAGTAAAGGACACTACTTTCGTTTTATTAGAGAACCTTAGACAGTATGTCGCTCTTTTAAATGCAAGTGAGCCGCACTATTTGGGACATGCCATCAAATTTTGGGGCATTGCTTATAATAGCGGCGATCCTGGTTATGCTCTGAGCAAGGGAGTCATACTGTTACTTCAGAAACAGATTAATGAAGTGAGGTGTTCAGAAAATAGTTATAGGAATAAAGAAGACTTTTATTTGG gaaaatacTTAATGCAGCTAAATATTACGCCTGTTGATACTGCAGATGAATATGGTTTGTCAACATTTCATCCTTATAATTGGTACCATATGTTTTATCCCAAAGATAATTATTACGTAAACAGCGTTTTTCCTGTAAAATGCTGCAGTAAGAGTTCCATTGcatttcag gcaACTGAAGGAAGCCGAATGTATACTTTTGATTACTTATTCTACAAGCTCCAAATTTTCACTTCTGGTCATTATGGAAACCAACCATTTAAAAGTAGTGTACCTGATGATGAA CTCTGGAAAAAGGTCCTCAGAGATCACAATATTAAATCTAATGATATCAGCAGTGACGCATATTACAGACTTTGGGAAAATCTTATCAATGACCCAAATTCATTTGCagcaaatctgaaaaaagaACAGTTTTCTGATTATGATAACTGA
- the LOC136418645 gene encoding glycoprotein-N-acetylgalactosamine 3-beta-galactosyltransferase 1-like isoform X1, which yields MAHFFSRITFITGLILGALLAFYVQRYVILEKKSGTSAHLGPNYSHYNKWFQKRGLSRKAIPWDNMRYSNTAIYKESDFLYSHINIHCLIIVKDTANFEAILDTWAKGCNFISSITIEPRHKIMPSIQDKDKSSWVLLCKYLGRLDSTSLDWVLVVKDTTFVLLENLRQYVALLNASEPHYLGHAIKFWGIAYNSGDPGYALSKGVILLLQKQINEVRCSENSYRNKEDFYLGKYLMQLNITPVDTADEYGLSTFHPYNWYHMFYPKDNYYVNSVFPVKCCSKSSIAFQATEGSRMYTFDYLFYKLQIFTSGHYGNQPFKSSVPDDENLQLWKKVLRDHNIKSNDISSDAYYRLWENLINDPNSFAANLKKEQFSDYDN from the exons atggCCCACTTTTTCAGCCGCATTACTTTTATTACAGGATTAATTCTCGGTGCACTACTAGCATTCTACGTGCAACGGTATGTTATTCTGGAAAAGAAATCTGGTACATCAGCACATTTAGGCCCCAATTACTCACATTACAACAAATGGTTCCAAAAACGAGGATTATCTAGGAAAGCTATCCCGTGGGACAATATGCGTTACAGCAATACGGCAATTTATAAAGAATCTGATTTCCTATATTCCCATATTAATATCCATTGCCTAATAATTGTAAAGGATACTGCAAATTTTGAAGCAATTCTTGACACTTGGGCGAAAGGATGTAACTTTATAAGTTCAATAACAATAGAACCTAGACATAAAATTATGCCGTCTATACAAGATAAGGACAAGTCTTCCTGGGTACTGTTGTGTAAATATTTGGGCAGACTTGATAGTACCAGTTTGGATTGGGTTCTTGTAGTAAAGGACACTACTTTCGTTTTATTAGAGAACCTTAGACAGTATGTCGCTCTTTTAAATGCAAGTGAGCCGCACTATTTGGGACATGCCATCAAATTTTGGGGCATTGCTTATAATAGCGGCGATCCTGGTTATGCTCTGAGCAAGGGAGTCATACTGTTACTTCAGAAACAGATTAATGAAGTGAGGTGTTCAGAAAATAGTTATAGGAATAAAGAAGACTTTTATTTGG gaaaatacTTAATGCAGCTAAATATTACGCCTGTTGATACTGCAGATGAATATGGTTTGTCAACATTTCATCCTTATAATTGGTACCATATGTTTTATCCCAAAGATAATTATTACGTAAACAGCGTTTTTCCTGTAAAATGCTGCAGTAAGAGTTCCATTGcatttcag gcaACTGAAGGAAGCCGAATGTATACTTTTGATTACTTATTCTACAAGCTCCAAATTTTCACTTCTGGTCATTATGGAAACCAACCATTTAAAAGTAGTGTACCTGATGATGAA AATTTACAGCTCTGGAAAAAGGTCCTCAGAGATCACAATATTAAATCTAATGATATCAGCAGTGACGCATATTACAGACTTTGGGAAAATCTTATCAATGACCCAAATTCATTTGCagcaaatctgaaaaaagaACAGTTTTCTGATTATGATAACTGA